DNA from Variovorax sp. PBL-H6:
GCCGCCGGGTTGGCCATCGGGGCCGAGCGAGAACACGTCGATTTCGCCCTTCAGGCCCGGGTTCATGTATTGGTAGGGGCGGCCCCACGGGTCGTTGGGCAGCTTCTCGATGTAGGGCTTCCAATTGGGTGCTGCGGGACCGGTGGTGGGCCGCGCCAGAAGCGCTTGCAGGCCCTGCTCGGCCGTCGGATAGCGTTGGTTGTCGAGCCGGTAGAGCTTGAGCGCCTGCATCAGGTTGTTGACATCGGTGCGGGCAGCGGTCACGCGCGCGTCGTCGGCGCGCTCGATCACGTTGGGCACGATCAGCGCCGCGAGCACGCCGATGATGACCAGCACGACCATCAGCTCGATGAGGGTGAAGCCTCGCTGGAGGGTCCGCGCGATGGGACGTTGAAAAAGGGACATGAATGTGGGAGGGGGAGTGGGAAATGCGCGTGGGCGCCTGCGCTGAATGATAATCCCGCCCCATGGCAGCTTCCTACGCCCCCGCCCGCTGGCCCTCGGCCATGGCGACCACCGTCTTGTGGGCGCTGGCCGCCGCGAGCATCGTGTTCTGGGGGCTGCGGCTGATGTCGCCGTCCGATGCAGTCGCGCCGCCCGCCCTGAACAGCAACGCCGCGGTGACGGTCGATCCGGCGGCGGTCGCGCAGATGCTGGGTGTGGTGCCGAGCCAGGCCGCGGTCGTGGCGACGCCGGATGCCGCCAGCCGCTTCCAGCTGCTCGGCGTGGTGGCCGACGCAGACCAGCAGGGCGCTGCGCTGATTGCCGTCGACGGCAAGCCCGCCCGGCCCTTCCGTGTCGGAGCCAAGTTGGCCGATGGCTATGTGCTGCAGTCGGTCAGCGCACGGGCCGCCTCTCTGGGGGCCAGCGTCGATGCCGCGCCGGCCTTCACGCTGCAATTGCCGGCGCGGCCGCTCGCCGTCAACGGCCCTGCGCCTTCTCTGTCCGATGCGCCGCAGCCCGTGGTCGCGCCGCCTGAGCGTCGCGGAGTCCGGCGCTAGGCCTGCAGGAACAGCCGATAGACCGGGTTGCCGGTTTCCTCGACGAAGGGATAGTCCAGCGTCCGCAGGAATTCGTCGAAGGCCTTCTGGTCTGCCGCCGGGACCTGCAGCCCGACCAGTATTCGGCCATAGTCGGCGCCCTGGTTGCGGTAGTGGAAGAGGCTGATGTTCCAGGTGGGCCGCATGAGGCTCAGGAACTTGAGCAGCGCGCCGGGCCGCTCGGGGAACACGAAGCGCAGCAGCCGCTCGTCGTGCGCCAGCGCGCTGCGGCCGCCCACCAGGTGGCGGATGTGCTCCTTGGCGAGCTCGTCGTGCGTGAGGTCGATGGTGCCGTAGCCGTGGGCGAGGAAGGTCTCGGTGATGGTTTTCGACTCGCCGTGCGTCTGGGTGGTCAAGCCCACGAACACATGCGCCTCCCTGGCGTCGCTGATCCGATAGTTGAATTCGGTCACGCTGCGCGACGCACCGGGCAACTGTCCCACCAGCTCGCAGAAGCGCCGGAAGCTGCCGCGCTCCTCCGGAATGGTGACGGCGAACAGGGCCTCGCGCTCCTCGCCCACCTCGGCGCGTTCGGCGACGAAACGCAGCCGGTCGAAGTTCATGTTGGCGCCGCAGAGGATGGCTGCGTACGTCTGGCCCCGCGTGCCGTGGGCCTCGACGTACTGCTTGATCGCAGCCACCGCAAGCGCCCCGGCGGGCTCGACGATGCTGCGGGTGTCGATGAACACGTCCTTGATCCCGGCACACACCGCGTCGGTGTCCACGGTGATGAACTCGTCCACCAGCTCGCGAGAGATCCGGAAGGTCTCCTCGCCGACCAGCTTGACCGCGGTGCCATCGGAGAACAGGCCTACATCGGCCAGCGTCACCCGTTCGCGCGCGGTGACGGAGCGCAGCATCGCATCCGAATCGTTCATCTGGACGCCGATCACCTTGATCTCGGGTCGCACGGCCTTGATGTAGTTGGCAACGCCCGAGATCAATCCGCCGCCGCCGATGGCGACGAAGACCGCATCGAGCGG
Protein-coding regions in this window:
- the gspG gene encoding type II secretion system major pseudopilin GspG, which produces MSLFQRPIARTLQRGFTLIELMVVLVIIGVLAALIVPNVIERADDARVTAARTDVNNLMQALKLYRLDNQRYPTAEQGLQALLARPTTGPAAPNWKPYIEKLPNDPWGRPYQYMNPGLKGEIDVFSLGPDGQPGGEGKNADIGSWQ
- a CDS encoding type II secretion system protein N, with protein sequence MAASYAPARWPSAMATTVLWALAAASIVFWGLRLMSPSDAVAPPALNSNAAVTVDPAAVAQMLGVVPSQAAVVATPDAASRFQLLGVVADADQQGAALIAVDGKPARPFRVGAKLADGYVLQSVSARAASLGASVDAAPAFTLQLPARPLAVNGPAPSLSDAPQPVVAPPERRGVRR
- the ilvA gene encoding threonine ammonia-lyase, biosynthetic — protein: MSTPPAPLSPADYLKKILTARVYDVAVESALEPAQALSARLGNTVLLKREDQQAVFSFKLRGAYNKMAHLSPEQLARGVICASAGNHAQGVALSARKLGARAVIVMPVTTPQLKIDAVRALGGEVQLHGDSYSDAYGYALEQQKLHGLVFVHPFDDPDVIAGQGTIAMEILRQHQGPLDAVFVAIGGGGLISGVANYIKAVRPEIKVIGVQMNDSDAMLRSVTARERVTLADVGLFSDGTAVKLVGEETFRISRELVDEFITVDTDAVCAGIKDVFIDTRSIVEPAGALAVAAIKQYVEAHGTRGQTYAAILCGANMNFDRLRFVAERAEVGEEREALFAVTIPEERGSFRRFCELVGQLPGASRSVTEFNYRISDAREAHVFVGLTTQTHGESKTITETFLAHGYGTIDLTHDELAKEHIRHLVGGRSALAHDERLLRFVFPERPGALLKFLSLMRPTWNISLFHYRNQGADYGRILVGLQVPAADQKAFDEFLRTLDYPFVEETGNPVYRLFLQA